Proteins from one Candidatus Neomarinimicrobiota bacterium genomic window:
- a CDS encoding two-CW domain-containing protein, giving the protein MKLNCWDYMNCGREVDGANVVTRGICPAWSYWTFQGKNGGFRAGRYCWNVAGTFREGEPLCTHAAEFSSCTKCDFYRLVEKEEGKNFAA; this is encoded by the coding sequence ATGAAGCTTAACTGCTGGGATTACATGAATTGCGGGCGCGAGGTTGATGGAGCCAATGTGGTCACCCGCGGTATCTGCCCGGCCTGGTCATATTGGACCTTTCAGGGCAAAAACGGTGGTTTCCGCGCGGGACGCTATTGCTGGAACGTCGCCGGCACCTTCCGCGAGGGAGAGCCCCTGTGCACCCACGCCGCCGAGTTTAGCAGCTGCACCAAATGCGATTTCTACCGGCTGGTCGAAAAGGAGGAAGGCAAAAACTTTGCGGCCTAG
- a CDS encoding ferredoxin family protein, whose product MNYWRVPLDLEEIEIPHGEIHLIVDRCKGCGFCVEYCPRDVLELSTEFNRKGYHYPNILNQGSCVNCNLCEMICPEFAIFCLEAEKRHPEPEEVLQGGK is encoded by the coding sequence ATGAACTACTGGCGTGTACCGCTTGACCTCGAAGAGATCGAAATTCCGCACGGCGAGATCCACCTGATCGTGGATCGCTGTAAAGGCTGCGGCTTCTGCGTTGAGTATTGTCCCCGGGATGTCCTTGAGTTGTCCACTGAATTCAACCGCAAGGGTTATCACTATCCGAATATCCTGAATCAGGGCTCCTGCGTAAACTGTAATTTGTGTGAAATGATCTGCCCCGAATTTGCCATCTTCTGCCTGGAAGCGGAGAAGAGGCACCCGGAGCCTGAAGAAGTCCTTCAAGGAGGTAAATAG
- a CDS encoding 2-oxoacid:acceptor oxidoreductase subunit alpha gives MDGDHACAEGAIAGGCRFFAGYPITPSTEVAERISERFPKVGGMFIQMEDELASMAAIIGAAWAGTKAMTVTSGPGFSLMMENLGLGAMMETPCVVVNVQRGGPSTGLPTLTGQADMMQARWGSHGDYEIIALSPNSPQECFDLTITALNLAEQWRVPVLFMMDECVGHMTEKVVIPKPEEIDIVPRKYYQGDRETYRPFKFDGTANIAPMVKAGDGYFIHVTGLTHDERGYPIINADAQDKNVRHLVDKIRNNAEKIWIIEEDSVEDAEVVVVSYGITSRVALKAVEAARNKGIKVGTLRLITVWPFPEARVRQLARKVKTFVVPEINMGQIVLEVERSAQGQARSILVPHAGGWVHDPNDILAAIEEGAA, from the coding sequence ATGGACGGCGACCACGCCTGTGCGGAGGGCGCCATCGCCGGGGGCTGCCGCTTCTTCGCCGGCTATCCCATCACACCCTCTACTGAGGTAGCCGAGAGAATTTCAGAACGCTTCCCCAAAGTGGGCGGCATGTTCATCCAGATGGAGGACGAACTAGCTTCCATGGCGGCCATTATCGGCGCCGCCTGGGCCGGAACCAAGGCGATGACGGTCACTTCAGGCCCCGGCTTCTCCCTGATGATGGAAAACCTGGGCCTCGGAGCCATGATGGAAACTCCCTGCGTGGTGGTCAACGTCCAGCGCGGGGGCCCTTCCACCGGCCTGCCCACCCTCACCGGCCAGGCAGATATGATGCAGGCACGCTGGGGCTCCCACGGGGATTACGAGATCATCGCCCTCTCCCCCAACTCACCCCAGGAATGCTTCGACCTGACCATCACCGCCCTCAACCTCGCCGAGCAGTGGCGGGTCCCGGTCCTGTTCATGATGGACGAGTGCGTGGGACACATGACCGAGAAAGTGGTGATCCCCAAACCCGAGGAAATCGATATCGTCCCGAGGAAATACTACCAGGGTGATCGGGAAACCTACCGTCCTTTCAAGTTCGACGGTACGGCAAACATTGCCCCCATGGTCAAGGCCGGGGATGGCTACTTCATTCACGTGACGGGACTGACCCACGACGAGCGGGGCTACCCGATCATCAACGCCGACGCCCAGGACAAGAACGTCCGCCACCTGGTTGATAAAATTCGCAATAACGCGGAGAAAATCTGGATAATCGAGGAGGACAGCGTTGAGGACGCCGAGGTGGTCGTCGTCTCTTACGGCATCACTTCCCGGGTGGCCCTGAAGGCGGTGGAAGCGGCCCGGAACAAGGGCATTAAAGTCGGCACCTTGAGGCTGATCACCGTGTGGCCGTTTCCCGAAGCGCGGGTTCGACAGCTGGCCCGCAAAGTGAAAACATTTGTGGTCCCGGAAATCAACATGGGACAAATCGTACTGGAGGTTGAGCGCTCCGCACAGGGACAGGCCAGGAGCATCCTGGTCCCCCACGCGGGAGGCTGGGTACACGATCCGAACGACATCCTGGCAGCCATCGAGGAGGGCGCAGCATGA
- a CDS encoding thiamine pyrophosphate-dependent enzyme has protein sequence MSEMEQEYSDTLTIPPPEEELRHPMEQYLRMERLPHIWCSTCGIGTVLTAFIAGLQKSGLDRKKVAVISGIGCSGRAAGYLRLDSFHSTHGRAIPFGTGLALGNPELKIAVISGDGDLVAIGGNHLIHAARRNINMTIICINNFNYAMTGGQAGPTTPIEANASTAPYGCYEFPFNLPHLAESSGAVYVARWTALHIRRLTNAVADALLKPGFSFIEVVCPCTTLYARRNRLGDGLDLMRFYHDNAIIKHGADTREVDIEFQKSIIVGKFVDKDKPTFLEKRDQFLKSKLGDQFVPYRPPTP, from the coding sequence ATGAGCGAGATGGAACAAGAATACAGCGACACTCTGACCATACCGCCACCGGAAGAAGAACTGCGCCACCCCATGGAACAGTACCTCCGCATGGAACGGCTGCCCCATATCTGGTGCTCCACCTGCGGTATCGGCACTGTCCTCACCGCCTTCATCGCCGGCCTACAAAAATCCGGGCTGGATCGCAAAAAAGTGGCCGTGATCTCAGGGATCGGCTGTTCGGGCCGCGCCGCCGGCTATCTCCGCCTGGACTCCTTCCACTCCACTCATGGCCGCGCCATACCCTTCGGAACCGGACTCGCACTGGGGAACCCCGAACTGAAGATAGCCGTGATCAGCGGCGACGGGGATCTGGTGGCCATCGGGGGAAATCACCTCATCCACGCCGCCCGACGAAACATCAATATGACGATCATCTGCATCAACAATTTCAATTATGCCATGACCGGTGGCCAGGCGGGTCCCACCACCCCCATTGAGGCCAACGCCTCCACGGCCCCCTACGGCTGCTACGAATTCCCCTTCAACCTGCCTCACCTGGCCGAATCGAGCGGAGCAGTGTACGTAGCCCGCTGGACGGCCCTGCACATCCGTCGGCTCACCAATGCCGTAGCCGATGCTCTCCTCAAGCCGGGATTCTCCTTCATCGAGGTGGTCTGCCCCTGCACCACCCTCTACGCCCGCCGCAACCGGCTGGGCGACGGCCTGGACCTCATGCGCTTCTACCACGACAACGCCATTATCAAACACGGCGCGGATACCCGCGAAGTGGACATCGAGTTCCAGAAAAGCATCATCGTCGGCAAATTCGTCGATAAAGACAAACCGACCTTCCTGGAAAAACGTGATCAGTTCCTGAAATCCAAACTGGGTGACCAGTTCGTGCCATACAGGCCACCTACGCCGTGA
- a CDS encoding 2-oxoacid:acceptor oxidoreductase family protein — MDIRFSGFGGQGIIKAGILVGKAASLFDNKFGTLTQSFGPEARGGACSAQIVIDDSPVLYPYIVVPEILVTMSQEAYEKFNEELIPGGILLTDEDLVKTDKFRKDVKVYSIPSTRIAEEMGNRIFANVVMIGFFTAVTRVVSPEAVQKALPGAVPDRFIDVNIEAFERGYDYGMNLLKKKQPAAKAKTGTKKKVKAAA; from the coding sequence ATGGACATTAGATTTTCCGGCTTTGGAGGACAGGGAATCATTAAAGCCGGCATTCTGGTCGGCAAGGCCGCCTCCCTGTTCGATAACAAGTTCGGCACTTTAACCCAGAGCTTTGGCCCGGAAGCCCGCGGCGGAGCCTGCTCCGCCCAAATCGTCATCGACGACTCCCCGGTGCTCTACCCCTACATCGTGGTCCCCGAAATCCTGGTCACCATGTCCCAGGAAGCCTACGAGAAGTTCAACGAAGAGCTGATCCCCGGGGGTATCCTGCTTACCGACGAAGACCTGGTCAAAACCGATAAGTTTCGAAAAGACGTCAAGGTCTATTCCATCCCCTCTACGAGAATCGCTGAAGAGATGGGGAACCGTATCTTCGCCAACGTGGTCATGATCGGCTTCTTCACCGCTGTTACCAGAGTGGTCAGCCCGGAGGCGGTGCAAAAGGCCCTGCCCGGTGCCGTGCCTGACCGATTTATTGACGTCAATATCGAAGCCTTCGAGCGGGGGTATGACTATGGAATGAATTTGCTGAAAAAGAAGCAACCGGCGGCGAAGGCCAAGACGGGAACCAAAAAGAAAGTGAAAGCTGCAGCTTGA
- a CDS encoding FAD-dependent oxidoreductase, translating into MTDKGVLVLGGGIAGMQAALDLANSGIKVHLVERRPSIGGRMAQLDKTFPSMDCAI; encoded by the coding sequence TTGACAGACAAGGGAGTCCTTGTCCTTGGAGGCGGGATTGCCGGCATGCAGGCGGCCTTGGACCTGGCTAATAGCGGCATTAAGGTCCATCTGGTGGAAAGGCGTCCCAGCATCGGTGGCCGGATGGCCCAGCTGGACAAAACTTTTCCCTCCATGGACTGCGCTATATGA
- a CDS encoding 4Fe-4S binding protein, which yields MMDVGRHPNIILYTNSQLTELTGSAGAFTAEISVKTRYVDPDLCTACGDCSAVCPVARPSDFDVGLSTRKAIYQPFPQAVPSAYIMDDQDCLGHVPIACGKCADACKVGCIDFDRPDEIIEVEVTAVIVATGIDYYNPREASEYGYTRFLNVVTSFELERLLSASGPTKGELLRFTNRETPETIAFINCVGSRNEKLDIHYCSRICCMNSIKSALVIREHYPDAEILVFYVDIRAFGKGFEEYFQRALDKGVKFIKGKPSKIVEDPQTNDPILFVENTQDGSVSKFPVDLAILNAAIIPSGGTKELAEVVGIELDEDSFFKELDPCANPLESTRPGIFLCGCSTAPKDITDSIAEASGAAAKAALVPEPEELEKEEGEEEIEKEEVEMEPETIAAGESLAETEGAPAGEIPQLDVSGEPRIGVFICHCGLNIAGVVCIEEVVEYARLLADVAYVEDSLFTCASSTQEHLQEMILEHDLNRVVVAACTPRTHEPIFQETLRAVGLNPYLFEMANIRDQCSWVHQNSPEAATAKARDLVRMSVARVRRLQPLEPREMTLKIAVLVVGGGVAGMQAASDISSRGFKTILIERESQLGGRVSQVATLYPSGMAGKQLVSQKLKELHEANVEILTNTCIEGISGFVGNFTVCLASQSNGRSLKRDIDVGAIVLAIGSDLYKPDGEFGYGQYANAFTNMEVERLLVEKGKFTVAGKKPRSIVYFQCVGSRNPETNPGCSRYCCQTAIKQAIKFRQQGINVTIFYRDIRMYSVGAERMYRKARELGILFVPYSVSDPPKVIGKQRVECVEFHQPILDTVLRLTVDAVVLSVGMVPKVGEHDNLANLLKVTRSGDQFFMERHPKLGPVETTTEGVFLTGCAQAPKDIGDSIVQSSAVAAKVAALLSKGTINLEPITSFVTKEFCRACETCVAICEYNAIAIEEEAGLRFAVVNEALCKGCGTCAAHCPSGAIDTHHFLKEQIDAVLDALLTS from the coding sequence ATGATGGATGTCGGTCGACATCCTAACATAATACTCTACACCAACAGCCAGCTGACCGAGCTTACTGGATCAGCCGGGGCTTTTACAGCCGAGATTTCTGTAAAGACCCGGTATGTAGACCCGGATCTATGTACCGCTTGCGGTGATTGTTCAGCTGTGTGCCCCGTCGCCCGACCCAGTGACTTCGATGTGGGTCTGAGCACTCGGAAGGCTATTTATCAGCCCTTTCCCCAGGCAGTACCCTCAGCCTATATCATGGATGATCAGGATTGCCTGGGGCATGTACCCATTGCGTGCGGCAAGTGTGCCGACGCCTGCAAGGTCGGGTGTATTGATTTCGACCGGCCGGATGAAATCATCGAAGTTGAGGTGACCGCTGTAATTGTCGCCACAGGCATTGATTATTACAATCCCCGGGAAGCCAGCGAATACGGATATACCCGGTTCCTGAACGTCGTCACCAGCTTTGAATTGGAACGATTGCTCTCGGCCAGCGGTCCTACCAAAGGTGAACTGCTACGATTCACCAACCGTGAGACGCCCGAAACCATTGCTTTTATCAACTGTGTGGGTTCGCGCAACGAAAAGCTGGACATTCATTATTGCAGCCGCATCTGTTGCATGAATTCCATTAAATCAGCTCTGGTTATTAGAGAACATTATCCCGACGCTGAGATTCTGGTCTTCTATGTCGATATCCGGGCCTTCGGCAAAGGATTTGAAGAGTACTTCCAACGGGCGCTTGACAAGGGCGTAAAGTTCATCAAAGGGAAGCCCTCCAAGATTGTGGAAGACCCCCAGACCAACGATCCCATTTTATTTGTTGAAAACACGCAAGATGGATCAGTTTCGAAATTCCCCGTCGATTTAGCGATTTTAAATGCCGCCATCATACCTTCGGGGGGCACGAAAGAACTGGCGGAGGTGGTGGGTATCGAACTGGATGAAGATAGCTTTTTCAAAGAATTGGACCCGTGTGCGAACCCTCTCGAATCCACCCGACCGGGTATTTTCCTATGCGGCTGTTCAACCGCCCCGAAAGATATCACCGATTCCATCGCGGAAGCCTCCGGCGCCGCGGCAAAAGCAGCCCTCGTTCCTGAACCTGAAGAGTTGGAGAAGGAGGAGGGAGAGGAAGAAATAGAGAAAGAAGAAGTAGAAATGGAGCCGGAGACGATCGCAGCGGGTGAATCCCTTGCTGAGACCGAGGGAGCGCCTGCAGGGGAGATACCCCAGCTCGACGTATCCGGTGAACCTCGAATCGGCGTTTTCATCTGTCATTGCGGTTTGAATATTGCCGGGGTTGTCTGTATAGAGGAAGTCGTGGAGTATGCTCGATTACTGGCTGATGTGGCCTATGTCGAAGATAGCCTGTTCACCTGTGCCAGCAGCACTCAGGAGCACCTTCAGGAAATGATTCTGGAACACGACCTGAACCGGGTAGTTGTAGCGGCCTGCACTCCCAGGACCCACGAGCCCATTTTTCAGGAGACCCTCAGAGCGGTGGGCCTCAATCCCTACCTGTTTGAGATGGCCAACATTCGTGATCAATGTTCATGGGTCCATCAGAATTCGCCAGAAGCCGCGACGGCTAAAGCCAGGGACTTGGTCCGCATGTCAGTGGCCCGGGTGAGAAGACTGCAGCCGCTGGAGCCGAGGGAAATGACCCTGAAAATTGCGGTTCTCGTCGTAGGTGGGGGGGTGGCTGGCATGCAGGCGGCCAGCGATATTAGCAGTCGGGGATTCAAGACCATCCTTATAGAGAGGGAGTCCCAGCTTGGTGGGCGGGTTTCCCAGGTGGCCACGCTCTACCCCAGCGGCATGGCCGGCAAGCAACTGGTGTCCCAGAAACTGAAAGAGCTCCATGAAGCGAATGTGGAAATCCTGACCAATACCTGTATTGAAGGAATTAGCGGGTTTGTCGGAAACTTCACTGTGTGCCTAGCAAGTCAATCCAACGGTAGAAGCCTGAAACGGGATATTGACGTGGGGGCAATTGTCCTGGCCATCGGTTCCGACCTGTATAAACCGGATGGTGAATTCGGTTATGGCCAATATGCCAATGCCTTCACAAATATGGAGGTCGAGCGGCTGCTGGTGGAGAAGGGGAAATTCACTGTTGCTGGCAAGAAGCCGCGTTCTATCGTTTATTTCCAGTGTGTCGGTTCGAGGAACCCGGAGACCAACCCGGGTTGTTCCCGCTACTGTTGTCAGACCGCTATCAAGCAAGCCATCAAGTTCCGCCAGCAGGGAATCAATGTGACCATTTTTTACCGGGACATCCGCATGTACAGCGTAGGCGCCGAGCGGATGTATCGGAAGGCCCGGGAGCTGGGCATTCTCTTCGTACCGTATTCAGTGAGTGATCCACCGAAAGTCATTGGTAAGCAAAGGGTGGAGTGCGTGGAGTTCCACCAACCCATTCTGGATACTGTCCTACGTCTGACAGTGGATGCGGTGGTGCTCTCTGTAGGTATGGTCCCCAAAGTCGGTGAGCACGACAACCTAGCCAATTTGCTCAAGGTAACTCGCAGCGGGGATCAATTCTTCATGGAGCGTCATCCGAAGCTGGGTCCCGTCGAGACCACGACGGAGGGTGTATTTCTCACAGGATGCGCCCAAGCCCCGAAGGACATCGGCGATTCAATCGTCCAATCCTCCGCGGTAGCGGCCAAGGTCGCTGCGCTACTCTCCAAAGGAACGATCAATCTGGAGCCCATTACGTCATTTGTGACCAAGGAGTTCTGTCGAGCCTGCGAGACGTGCGTAGCGATTTGCGAATACAATGCCATTGCGATCGAAGAGGAAGCGGGATTGAGGTTTGCGGTAGTGAACGAGGCTCTTTGCAAAGGCTGTGGCACCTGTGCCGCTCATTGTCCCTCAGGCGCCATTGACACCCATCATTTCCTGAAAGA